One genomic window of Fusarium keratoplasticum isolate Fu6.1 chromosome 3, whole genome shotgun sequence includes the following:
- a CDS encoding MFS domain-containing protein — protein sequence MDIVAKNESIWSRVRTFFLGAAASTKEERRLVRKLDFFIMVYCCLSYFFNFLDRAAFANAYVAGLREDLNMTGGDYSNALAVTTAGMAIGQLPHGIVIQKVAPRIWFPSMVVIWAGLTMASAAAKTVTQLCVIRFFLGLAEASTYAGAIYIISSWYKPDEISKRTALFTASGQVGTMFAGVMMAAIHKGMNGMSGLQGWQWVFLIDGIITLPIAVFGFLYFPDTPDRTQAKYLSADEKKLARSRLPPICEDGHNIMPLSLVKRVLMAPIFWVLFFWSPVCAAIEAFPFQNNFLLWLKYHSNHFTQTQINTYPLGVQAVGIVANMLAAWHMDATGQRIPAAIAAILLQVVVGSMLLVRDIPFAGTFFAFYLSGTAYAVNPLIFGWAGLILQRSGDDAVRSVTLYSMNIGSMVLWTFWGILFYSGADTPYWKKGCIVLLVCCFVMFCYMWLVYKVDKHTAKKYRDRMPGAIDPEAKLSEPVELAEQEVPTVAGKDDKIIAQKAVHSTQ from the exons ATGGACATTGTTGCGAAGAACGAGTCCATCTGGTCCAGAGTCAGGA CATTCTTCCTTGGTGCTGCGGCCAGCacgaaagaagagaggaggctGGTCAGGAAGCTTG acttcttcatcatg GTCTACTGCTGCCTCAGTTACTTTTTCAACTTTCTCG ATCGCGCAGCATTCGCCAATGCCTAC GTTGCAGGCCTCCGTGAAGATTTGAACATGACTGGTGGAGATTACAGCAACGCCCTTGCAGTCACGACTGCCGG TATGGCCATTGGTCAACTCCCTCACGGTATTGTCATTCAAAAAGTTGCCCCAAGGATTTGGTTCCCATCCATGGTTGTCATTTGGGCCGGATTGACC ATGGCGAGCGCGGCTGCCAAGACTGTGACACAATTATGTGTCATTCGCTTCTTTTTGGGCTTGGCTGAAGCTAGCACCTACGCTGGCGCGATCTACATCATCAGCTCATGGTATAAGCCCGATGAAATCTCCAAACGCACGGCACTCTTCACTGCATCCGGCCAAGTCGGAACCATGTTTGCTGGTGTCATGATGGCCGCCATCCACAAGGGCATGAACGGCATGAGCGGGCTGCAAGGCTGGCAATGGGTTTTCCTTATTG ATGGCATCATCACGCTCCCCATCGCGGTTTTCGGGTTCCTCTATTTTCCTGATACACCAGATCGTACCCAGGCCAAGTATCTCTCCGCTGATGAGAAAAAGCTGGCACGTTCTCGACTTCCTCCCATTTGTGAAGATGGACATAACATCATGCCACTCTCCCTTGTCAAGCGAGTCTTGATGGCACCTATCTT TTGGGTTCTTTTCTTCTGGTCCCCAGTCTGCGCCGCCATTGAAGCCTTCCCCTTCCAGAACAACTTTCTTCTCTGGCTCAAGTATCATTCCAACCATTTCACTCAGACCCAGATCAATACCTATCCTCTCGGTGTCCAGGCCGTCGGCATTGTAGCAAATATGCTCGCAGCTTGGCATATGGACGCCACTGGCCAACGGATCCCGGCGGCCATTGCagccatcctcctccaagtTGTGGTTGGGTCCATGCTTCTCGTCCGTGATATTCCTTTCGCAGGGACATTCTTCGCATTCTATCTCAGTGGGACAGCGTATGCTGTGAACCCTTTGATCTTCGGATGGGCAGGCCTCATTCTGCAGCGTagtggtgatgatgctgtgCGGAGCGTCACCCTATACTCCATGAACATTGGTTCAATGGTGCTGTGGACATTCTGGGGCATCCTCTTCTACTCGGGAGCTGACACACCATACTGGAAAAAGGGCTGCATTGTTCTCCTCGTTTGCTGTTTCGTCATGTTCTGTTACATGTGGCTGGTGTACAAG GTCGACAAGCACACTGCAAAGAAATATCGCGACCGCATGCCTGGAGCCATTGATCCAGAAGCCAAGCTTTCAGAGCCCGTTGAGCTAGCAGAGCAAGAGGTGCCTACTGTTGCGGGAAAGGATGACAAGATCATCGCCCAGAAGGCAGTACATAGCACGCAATAA
- a CDS encoding Fungal-trans domain-containing protein, producing MGGFSYAVQATEYLNRISTCFLYPEVDFDDQQQVIAWLTRFKELDLQLVHWKMFLPKKWRDPNRAPDTSTGPHDLDHSMTLAHVTHNTSMILLHHRIAYPPSRQRQVVPLPSSCSAETCRLAATKTSNISETWLRVCPEKIVVASQIAFCTFISARLLLVHSRHYSEALMPEFWVLVRSLENMSRRWAGVTRGDSGPFLNLAGKYALHLKKTYEICQQDVTYNPTVLDYAENIEQAMSYHDLDQSRSQYPRTGYDSDDPRAMPTSISGQKLGSIPSHPMAPQEHVPPARLQNISTGTSPPGRVTGTVDQPEHADNMSFTAANPDVQELPEDLLAISQALMDQRFAEMDRIITLDDSWFEATAGAADVSSLHVPGWNTAEMRFTDLQGDRSSDTGRDWQGMQ from the exons ATGGGTGGGTTCTCATATGCTGTTCAGGCAACTGAGTACTTGAATCGAATTTCCACCTGCTTTCTCTATCCCGAGGTCGATTTCGATGATCAACAGCAGGTCATAGCTTGGTTGACCCGGTTCAAAGAACTGGACCTTCAACTCGTCCA CTGGAAGATGTTTCTACCAAAGAAATGGAGAGATCCGAACCGAGCTCCAGATACGTCCACAGGCCCTCATGACCTGGATCATAGTATGACTCTTGCACATGTTACGCACAATACCTCTATGATCCTTCTACATCATCGCATCGCCTATCCTCCAAGTAGACAGCGCCAGGTAGTTCCGCTGCCGAGTTCATGCAGTGCCGAGACCTGTCGACTAGCGGCCACCAAAACAAGCAACATTTCCGAGACATGGCTCAGAGTGTGTCCTGAGAAGATCGTCGTCGCATCGCAGATAGCGTTCTGTACGTTCATTAGCGCTAGGCTCTTACTGG TTCACTCTCGTCATTATAGCGAAGCTCTGATGCCCGAATTCTGGGTGCTTGTCCGTAGCCTTGAGAACATGTCCAGACGCTGGGCGGGTGTGACTCGTGGTGACTCGGGCCCTTTTCTCAACCTGGCTGGGAAATACGCATTGCATCTCAAAAAAACATACGAGATATGTCAACAAGATGTGACATATAATCCTACAGTACTCGACTACGCCGAGAACATAGAACAGGCGATGAGTTATCACGACCTCGATCAGTCTCGGTCTCAATATCCACGGACAGGATATGACAGCGATGACCCAAGAGCTATGCCAACTTCTATTTCCGGTCAGAAGCTAGGATCAATACCTTCTCATCCTATGGCTCCCCAAGAACATGTCCCACCCGCGCGTCTACAGAACATCTCAACGGGAACCAGCCCACCAGGTAGGGTAACAGGTACGGTTGATCAGCCAGAACACGCCGACAATATGTCGTTCACCGCGGCAAATCCAGACGTTCAGGAGCTACCAGAAGACTTGCTGGCCATATCGCAAGCTCTGATGGACCAGAGGTTCGCCGAGATGGATCGCATCATTACTTTGGATGACTCCTGGTTTGAAGCCACCGCGGGGGCAGCAGATGTATCTTCACTGCATGTTCCTGGGTGGAACACTGCAGAAATGAGGTTCACGGACTTGCAGGGCGATAGAAGTAGTGATACAGGCAGAGACTGGCAAGGGATGCAGTAG
- a CDS encoding Fungal-trans domain-containing protein yields the protein MTPSPANTTESEIPSCHGCRRRKLKCSREQPSCANCQRSNEPCVYDAKKNKPGVKVGAVEVYICSGIPETLEQAFHDQAIQQNVTASFDSSNVTSSIAHLTGAITSLASEIQRLSSRPSPPHASALNGDGDDPDEGIRSHKRRRVQGHKSGSHTQETPSPNETIQSLPLGLVEELVQLYFDRVFYWIPVIHYPRFREEIKQVSGRQRLRVVLDAMLVATLRFVDGRRYGLSDDDIQRLVEERRNSVLISAMRSLSIENLQALVILAFTTIGNGEPSKTWSIIASMTRTVDFLQLTTEGEHAKTRHLLPAMPLSTPIDWVQEEERRRVFWNVFNLDSKDIAPSQQGKISHT from the exons ATGACTCCTTCTCCAGCGAACACAACGGAATCGGAAATACCTTCATGTCACGGGTGTCGCCGTCGAAAGCTCAAATGCTCCAGAGAGCAGCCATCCTGCGCCAATTGCCAACGGTCAA ATGAGCCCTGTGTGTACGATGCAAAGAAAAATAAACCAGGCGTCAAAGTTGGAGCCGTTGAAG TGTATATTTGCTCAGGTATTCCAGAGACGCTTGAGCAAGCTTTTCACGATCAAGCAATACAACAGAACGTCACAGCGAGCTTCGACTCAAGCAACGTTACCTCAAGTATTGCTCATCTCACAGGGGCTATCACGTCGTTGGCCTCAGAGATTCAGAGACTTTCTTCAAGGCCCTCCCCTCCACATGCATCAGCTCTCAACGGCGACGGGGATGATCCCGATGAAGGGATCCGCTCTCACAAGAGGAGACGGGTTCAGGGTCACAAATCGGGATCTCACACCCAAGagacgccatcgccaaacGAAACAATCCAGTCCCTGCCACTAGGCCTCGTCGAAGAGCTCGTGCAACTTTACTTTGACAGAGTCTTTTACTGGATTCCCGTCATACACTACCCTCGTTTTAGGGAAGAGATCAAACAGGTATCTGGCCGGCAAAGGCTACGTGTGGTGCTTGATGCAATGTTAGTTGCAACATTGCGGTTTGTTGACGGAAGAAGATACGGTTTATCGGATGATGATATCCAGCGCCTTGTCGAAGAAAGGCGCAATTCGGTACTGATATCTGCCATGAGGTCATTGTCTATCGAGAACCTACAGGCACTAGTTATCCTGGCCTTTACGACT ATTGGAAACGGAGAGCCGTCCAAGACATGGTCCATTATCGCTTCGATGACTAGGACTGTTGATTTCTTGCAGTTAACGACGGAAGGAGAACACGCCAAGACTCGGCACTTACTCCCTGCAATGCCCTTGTCAACTCCGATAGATTGGGttcaagaagaggaaagacGACGAGTATTCTGGAACGTCTTCAACCTTGACAG TAAAGATATTGCTCCATCACAACAGGGCAAGATATCTCATACCTAA
- a CDS encoding MFS domain-containing protein, translating to MKPDHEVNTPIHAEDGEVGKNHANLDLVDNEVAQYVAESRVQIDEDTNKRLKRMIDKRILVIMVVTYFTQSLDRGTMSFASIMGIIQDANLAPNQYSWFTTIMYLVVLVVEYPENYLLQRLPIAKWLSINIILWGTTLALHAAAPNFVGLLVLRGFLGGFEAVCQPAFVLLSSTWYKKEEQASTIVYWYMMNGIQQILGGLLAFAFSFVPSTSPIKSWQALFMTYGIATVFWGVFVLFWMPDSPMKAKCWSEEDKKLMVERVRENRTGVQNRVFRKEQIFHAISDPQVYAFALIQICTTLPAGGIGAYANILVKSFGFSTWETQLLQMPIGIVMLTVMLTSAWADRKFKQTILIMMLGLLPTIAGVVVLISQPFHHDKRVGLLIAYYIIYSFWTCSGLALSLVSRNVAGQTKKSVVIASNFVFWAVGNAIGPQCFRDKDAPRYFLALAIILGCFVFLELVLIILRTYYAFMNKKRDALVASGEVVDDVDFAHAFEDIADNIPFLEAQTSEKER from the exons ATGAAGCCAGACCACGAAGTCAACACGCCGATCCACGCTGAAGATGGCGAGGTTGGCAAGAACCACGCGAacctcgatctcgtcgacaaCGAAGTTGCACAATATGTTGCCGAGTCACGAGTCCAGATCGACGAGGACACGAACAAGCGTCTCAAGAGGATGATAGACAAGCGCATTTTGGTCATCATGGTCGTCACCTACTTTACCCAGTCACTTGATCGAGGCACCATGTCGTTTGCCTCGATCATGGGCATCATTCAGGACGCGAACCTTGCCCCGAACCAG TATTCGTGGTTCACAACCATCATGTATCTCGTCGTTCTTGTGGTTGAGTATCCA GAAAATTACCTCCTCCAACGTCTACCCATTGCAAAGTGGCTGTCGATTAACATCATTCTCTGGGGGACCACATTGGCTTTGCACGCTGCCGCTCCCAACTTTGTCGGACTCCTCGTCCTTCGTGGTTTCCTTGGTGGCTTTGAGGCAGTCTGTCAGCCTGCTTTTGTGCTTCTTTCCTCTACATG gtacaagaaggaggaacaAGCGAGCACTATTGTGTATTG GTACATGATGAACGGTATCCAACAGATCCTGGGCGGGCTTCTTGCATTTGCCTTCTCCTTCGTCCCCTCGACCTCCCCGATCAAGTCATGGCAGGCCCTTTTCATGACATATGGAATAGCGACTGTGTTCTGGGGCGTCTTTGTCCTCTTTTGGATGCCTGACTCGCCCATGAAGGCGAAGTGCTGGTCAGAAGaagacaagaagctcatggTTGAGCGGGTGCGAGAGAACAGAACTGGAGTTCAGAATCGTGTGTTTCGCAAGGAACAGATCTTCCACGCTATCTCGGATCCTCAAG TTTATGCGTTCGCTTTGATTCAGATCTGCACAACTCTGCCTGCCGGTGGCATTGGGGCCTACGCCAACATCCTCGTCAAGTCTTTCGGCTTTTCTACCTGGGAGACTCAGCTTCTGCAAATGCCAATCGGCATCGTTATGCTCACTGTCATGCTGACCTCGGCATGGGCTGACCGGAAGTTCAAGCAGACCATTCTCATTATGATGCTTGGTCTTTTGCCCACCATTGCTGGCGTTGTGGTGCTCATCTCCCAGCCATTCCACCACGACAAAAGAGTAGGGCTCCTGATTGCATACTATATCATTTACTCATTCTGGACCTGCTCTGGCCTAGCACTGTCTCTTGTATCCCGAAATGTTGCGGGCCAGACCAAGAAGTCAGTTGTCATTGCCAGCAACTTCGTCTTTTGGGCTGTGGGTAATGCCATTGGCCCTCAGTGTTTTAGAGACAAGGATGCGCCACGTTACTTCCTTGCTCTGGCCATCATTCTCGGATGCTTTGTGTTCCTTGAGTTGGTCTTGATTATCCTTCGAACATACTACGCCTTTATGAACAAGAAACGAGACGCTCTGGTCGCCAgcggcgaggttgttgacgatgttgaCTTTGCTCACGCTTTCGAGGATATCGCCGACAAT ATACCATTTCTAGAAGCCCAGACTTcagagaaagagagataG
- a CDS encoding Zn(2)-C6 fungal-type domain-containing protein — protein sequence MTRPYRAKVKGCYECSQRRINCDRGSPECRKCIAKGLKCSGLGVRHRFSNGVATRGHCIGKTMDTAYPYMRRKAKPNVTKTTTLPEPSHSPTPEQNVTAATQESPSLHFTHEIIDTDIIPSDAVDVAHISDKALELYYELPISWELLLGGNDVLPLLNIENQDENDDDDWPKAAESGPPCEAELFTSNDELIIPPSNPDHVPAWKRRLLLNYSDNIASEMIAVDGPHNGWRHLMLPIAETDELVMDAVLAVSLFHSSRILQNDLAIDQIKHDHYGRAIQGLQKRSQLRDCDRPNQQSILITILLLLTAVMVNGSSDFPILFSMLQSAIDVLGGEAELGSGDIAEFVVRQVRKFKVYAAPLLSEDAGINIISSETEIAPMFDCLNHCLQNNPRHAGSLALVPNLVHQACEIYMNQAVLDTQTRAAPQIRARHVIESIGRVQRFIDTLEEFPDDTPGKQVLTWACFVAASDCRLAEHKEFFSNFFLSRYARSGFMNLTMGLDALGKIWTRKPDERWTVLLPHSKLFMM from the exons ATGACGCGACCTTATCGTGCAAAGGTCAAAG GGTGCTATGAGTGTTCTCAGCGTCGGATCAACTGCGATAGAGGTAGTCCCGAGTGTCGTAAATGCATCGCAAAGGGCTTGAAGTGCAGCGGCCTCGGTGTTCGACACCGCTTCAGCAATGGCGTCGCGACTAGAGGTCATTGCATCGGTAAGACTATGGATACTGCTTATCCTTA CATGAGACGAAAGGCGAAGCCCAACGTTACCAAAACAACCACATTACCTGAGCCATCACACAGCCCTACCCCTGAGCAGAATGTGACCGCTGCCACACAAGAATCCCCTTCACTTCACTTCACCCACGAGATTATTGATACCGACATAATACCAAGCGACGCGGTAGATGTTGCGCACATTTCTGACAAAGCGCTCGAGCTTTATTATGAGCTGCCAATCTCGTGGGAGCTCTTGCTAGGAGGAAATGACGTACTTCCTCTGCTCAACATCGAGAATCAAGACGAAaacgatgacgacgactgGCCAAAAGCTGCCGAGAGTGGTCCTCCCTGCGAGGCAGAACTATTCACGTCCAACGATGAATTGATCATTCCTCCATCTAACCCCGATCATGTTCCAGCATGGAAGAGGCGCCTGTTGCTCAACT ACTCGGATAACATCGCTAGTGAAATGATCGCCGTGGATGGCCCTCACAACGGATGGCGCCACCTCATGCTACCAATAGCAGAGACCGACGAACTTGTCATGGACGCAGTCCTTGCAGTCTCACTCTTCCATAGCTCCCGAATTCTACAAAACGACCTCGCCATCGACCAAATCAAGCACGACCACTATGGCCGAGCCATTCAAGGGCTGCAAAAGCGCAGTCAGCTGAGAGACTGCGATCGACCAAACCAGCAGTCTATTCTTATCACGATATTGTTGCTTCTGACTGCTGTTATGGTTAATGGATCATCCGACTTTCCAATCCTCTTTAGCATGCTGCAGTCTGCAATCGATGTCCTCGGTGGAGAGGCGGAACTTGGGTCAGGGGATATTGCCGAGTTCGTAGTCCGCCAGGTTCGCAA GTTTAAAGTGTATGCGGCGCCGCTGCTTAGTGAAGACGCTGGTATCAACATCATTTCCTCCGAAACCGAGATTGCCCCGATGTTCGACTGCCTGAATCATTGTCTGCAAAACAACCCACGGCATGCCGGCTCTCTCGCCCTCGTACCCAACCTGGTACATCAAGCATGCGAGATATACATGAATCAAGCTGTGCTTGACACTCAAACTCGAGCGGCACCACAGATAAGGGCGAGGCATGTGATAGAGTCTATTGGCCGCGTGCAGCGCTTTATTGATACGTTGGAGGAATTCCCTGATGATACTCCGGGCAAGCAAGTCCTTACGTGGGCTTGCTTTGTCGCAGCCTCTGATTGTCGGCTCGCAGAGCACAAGGAGTTTTTttccaacttcttcttgagcagaTATGCGAGAAGTGGATTTATGAATTTGACCATGGGGCTGGATGCTTTGGGGAAGATATGGACGCGAAAGCCTGATGAGCGATGGACTGTGCTACTGCCTCATTCAAAGCTCTTTATGATGTGA
- a CDS encoding DAO domain-containing protein has protein sequence MSGALEGIYEPGVVDPGYPSTEGTTPFWHSQPHPRANHQSEWPQGVIDVVIIGAGLTGMSLVRNLLKKKPGIRIVLVDARSLCSGATGRNGGHCKTMTFAMWEERKHSFGIEEAVRISAFEHAHLEAMATAIREDGIDCDLVLTQGIEAYYDQKDFEKAIAGLEDMRAHAPHLAEKHQVHTDQSYLRDVLKLSSRAVGAISIPAASMWPYKWVTGVLGPLIDQGRINVQTHTPVTSIVDFKEDGYATVKTNRGEIRAKDVVHATNAWLGHLLPELRPFISPVRGNVVAYAPTADGKSPLGLGSDYSLWLRYGVKDYDYLIQRKDGRAIVGRANTGRKAVGDDSEMDLSPMAHLRGFAHEALASPDRDAATKISHEWAGILAFSQDAVPFAGRLPFPGRTHQWVCGGYHATGMIKAFLTSRMVAGLILGEKPDDDFPRSIFTTDDRIRQLRISLERGVPVQIKARL, from the coding sequence ATGTCTGGTGCTTTGGAAGGTATTTATGAGCCCGGCGTGGTCGACCCCGGCTATCCCTCAACTGAGGGAACTACCCCTTTCTGGCATTCTCAACCACATCCTCGCGCCAACCATCAATCAGAATGGCCCCAGGGTGTTATCGACGTTGTTATTATTGGTGCCGGCCTTACCGGGATGAGCCTGGTACGAAACTTGCtaaagaagaagccaggaATTCGCATCGTCCTGGTTGATGCTCGATCACTGTGTTCCGGCGCTACAGGCCGTAACGGTGGCCACTGCAAGACTATGACATTTGCTATGTGGGAGGAGCGAAAGCACTCATTTGGCATTGAAGAGGCCGTGCGTATTTCGGCCTTTGAGCATGCACATCTGGAAGCCATGGCCACTGCAATCCGTGAGGATGGTATTGATTGCGATCTGGTCCTCACGCAGGGCATCGAGGCCTATTACGACCAAAAGGACTTTGAGAAGGCTATTGCCGGCCTCGAAGACATGCGTGCCCACGCACCTCACCTGGCAGAGAAGCACCAAGTCCACACAGATCAGTCATACCTACGAGACGTTCTCAAGTTGTCATCCCGTGCTGTAGGCGCCATCTCGATTCCAGCAGCCTCTATGTGGCCTTATAAATGGGTCACGGGCGTCCTTGGTCCTTTGATTGACCAGGGCAGAATCAATGTCCAGACACACACGCCCGTCACAAGTATCGTTGACTTTAAGGAGGACGGATATGCGACTGTCAAGACCAATCGGGGCGAAATTCGCGCAAAGGATGTCGTCCACGCCACAAACGCCTGGCTTGGCCACCTGCTACCGGAGCTTCGACCATTTATCTCTCCCGTCAGGGGCAATGTCGTGGCATACGCTCCAACAGCAGATGGAAAGTCGCCGTTGGGTCTCGGAAGCGACTATTCGCTCTGGTTGCGATACGGTGTCAAGGACTACGACTACCTTATTCAGCGCAAGGATGGTCGTGCCATTGTCGGACGGGCCAACACTGGCCGCAAGGCAGTGGGCGATGATAGCGAGATGGATCTGAGCCCAATGGCACATCTACGAGGTTTTGCTCATGAAGCGCTCGCCAGTCCTGACCGAGACGCTGCCACCAAAATTTCTCACGAGTGGGCTGGCATCTTGGCTTTCTCTCAAGACGCGGTTCCTTTTGCTGGTCGTTTGCCTTTCCCTGGACGCACGCATCAATGGGTCTGTGGAGGATATCATGCCACGGGTATGATCAAGGCATTCCTTACTTCTCGGATGGTCGCTGGCCTGATCCTCGGAGAGAAGCCAGACGATGACTTTCCCAGGTCTATCTTTACTACCGATGACCGAATTCGACAGTTAAGGATTTCTTTAGAGAGGGGAGTGCCAGTACAGATCAAGGCACGGCTTTAG
- a CDS encoding Amine oxidase, whose product MSMKKTAEGHEYKVGGGISNGLPCNGVITPASNSAQVTSKTFDTIIIGAGFAGLTAVRDLTLSGKLCHHVLLLEGRDRIGGRTWTSNVDGHLYEMGGTWIHWEQPHVYREMARYNLHRDFVVTGDVPNQPRSVLVDDDGEKQHLSLETFICILKGLIEGIVGNEDFDNVGFFDVLRWWALSGYSTSGLYEFTEVYKIKEGQTHFALQFFKEAVQSQRLSYIFKTRVESVSDKNGSVTVTLRDGRQFRGRLLISTVPLNVLREVKFDPSLSATRDEAARIGQVHNGAKIHFKIGASETRPLSVLRYPKARMVTTLGDGRTKSNGSRHMVAFGRNDASLSTEDDAKSFYDEAREAYPGMPVEKVLWHDWSRDELAKGGWCMYRPDFAFRYQDALRRRAGNVLFANADWALGWRGFIDGAIEEGTRAAFEVKNELMSPHVTKASL is encoded by the exons ATGTCTATGAAGAAGACTGCCGAGGGCCACGAGTATAAGGTTGGTGGTGGTATATCCAATGGCTTGCCATGCAACGGAGTAATCACGCCAGCGAGCAACTCGGCTCAGGTTACATCCAAGACGTTCGACACCATCATTATTGGTGCTGGATTTGCTGGTTTGACAGCTGTCCGCGACCTCACTTTATCAGGAAAGCTCT GCCATCATGTTCTGCTCCTCGAGGGACGTGATCGTATCGGAGGCAGGACATGGACATCAAATGTTGATGGCCATCTCTACGAGATGGGAGGAACATGGATTCACTGGGAGCAGCCTCACGTCTACCGTGAAATGGCTCGCTACAACCTTCACCGGGACTTTGTTGTCACTGGTGATGTGCCCAACCAGCCACGCTCCGTcttggtggatgatgatggcgagaagCAACACCTGTCACTGGAGACATTT ATCTGCATTCTCAAGGGTTTGATTGAGGGAATCGTCGGCAATGAGGACTTCGACAATGTAGGCTTCTTTGATGTGCTCCGATGGTGGGCTCTGAGCGGCTACTCAACCTCTGGCCTGTACGAGTTCACAGAAGTATACAAGATCAAAGAGGGCCAGACGCACTTCGCCCTGCAGTTCTTTAAGGAGGCTGTCCAGTCGCAGAGACTCTCTTATATCTTCAAAACACGCGTCGAGTCAGTATCCGACAAGAACGGTTCCGTGACGGTGACATTGAGGGATGGACGCCAATTCCGCGGCCGCCTCCTCATATCGACAGTCCCCCTCAACGTTCTCCGAGAAGTCAAGTTTGACCCTTCCCTGAGCGCTACTAGAGATGAAGCAGCACGCATTGGCCAGGTTCACAACGGAGCTAAGATTCACTTCAAGATTGGCGCCTCAGAGACTCGTCCCTTGTCTGTCTTGCGCTATCCAAAGGCCAGAATGGTGACCACACTGGGTGACGGTCGCACCAAAAGTAACGGCAGCCGTCACATGGTTGCATTTGGGAGAAATGATGCTTCGTTGAGCACAGAAGACGATGCCAAGTCATTCTATGATGAGGCACGCGAGGCCTACCCCGGTATGCCAGTTGAAAAAGTG CTCTGGCACGATTGGAGCCGTGACGAATTGGCCAAAGGCGGTTGGTGCATGTATCGTCCTGACTTTGCCTTCCGATATCAGGACgcattgaggaggagggccgGCAACGTTCTGTTTGCCAATGCAGATTGGGCATTGGGCTGGCGTGGGTTTATCGACGGTGCCATTGAGGAGGGGACTAGGGCTGCGTTTGAAGTTAAGAACGAGCTGATGTCCCCCCATGTTACTAAGGCGAGCCTGTAG